In Pelorhabdus rhamnosifermentans, one genomic interval encodes:
- a CDS encoding nicotinate-nucleotide--dimethylbenzimidazole phosphoribosyltransferase has protein sequence MDFEKTVNDFIDGAAKPPSSLGTLEKQIKKVLLAWGKIDLEIRPFHIIFAADNGVVEEGVGNTTAEITYLQAKNMAEGRATISCFCQANQIPYEVVDVGIHTDRKSGLDRKVALGTKNFMKEEAMTETEFQRAWEIGQERVRHAVLEKKSNLLSFGEMGIGNTTTSSAVLHALTGMPPEFIVGYGAGLNNNEILKRKRLVVAKGVELHKEKLHTVQDILRCVGGFDIVAMCSGMLECAKLHIPFVIDGFIAAVAYTCAFRLNHELDGYAIPSHISREPGMAYCLMLGNILAEDVVLHANLALGEGTGAVLMVSILKTMLYTLHNMARYSDFVYSEPLPAQDVAM, from the coding sequence ATGGATTTCGAAAAAACAGTCAATGATTTTATTGATGGGGCGGCAAAGCCGCCCAGTAGCTTAGGAACTTTGGAAAAACAGATAAAAAAAGTGCTGTTAGCCTGGGGAAAAATTGATTTGGAAATTCGGCCCTTTCATATTATTTTTGCTGCAGATAATGGTGTTGTAGAAGAAGGCGTAGGCAATACTACAGCGGAAATTACTTATTTACAAGCAAAGAATATGGCCGAGGGTCGGGCGACGATTAGTTGCTTTTGCCAGGCTAACCAGATTCCCTATGAAGTAGTGGATGTGGGGATTCATACCGACCGAAAGTCAGGTCTGGATCGGAAGGTAGCCTTAGGCACTAAAAATTTTATGAAAGAAGAGGCCATGACAGAGACGGAGTTTCAACGAGCTTGGGAGATCGGTCAGGAACGAGTGCGTCATGCTGTTTTAGAAAAAAAGTCGAATTTGCTTTCTTTTGGTGAAATGGGGATTGGTAATACAACAACATCTTCTGCCGTGCTTCATGCTCTCACCGGGATGCCGCCGGAATTTATTGTGGGTTATGGAGCGGGCTTAAATAATAATGAGATTTTAAAACGCAAACGCCTTGTTGTTGCCAAGGGGGTGGAACTTCATAAAGAAAAATTGCACACAGTACAAGATATTTTACGTTGTGTCGGTGGATTTGACATTGTTGCCATGTGTTCTGGTATGCTGGAATGTGCAAAATTACATATTCCATTTGTAATAGATGGCTTTATTGCAGCTGTTGCTTATACCTGCGCGTTTCGCCTTAATCATGAGCTTGATGGTTATGCTATCCCTTCCCATATTTCAAGAGAACCAGGTATGGCCTATTGTTTAATGCTTGGCAATATATTAGCGGAAGATGTTGTCTTGCATGCCAATTTGGCACTAGGCGAAGGGACAGGGGCCGTGCTTATGGTTTCGATTTTAAAAACTATGTTATATACTTTGCATAACATGGCAAGATATTCTGATTTTGTTTATAGTGAGCCCTTGCCTGCACAAGATGTGGCCATGTAA